The following proteins are encoded in a genomic region of Streptomyces sp. SLBN-31:
- a CDS encoding ABC transporter permease, protein MPDVTKTVPEAAAEDAAVAAAGGTLPEPKPEKTRSLWGDAWQDLRRSWIFIVSAVLILLLLTITFFPGWFTSVDPAHGDLAKHFLQKPRLGKFFAPDWLGYDQQGRSVYARVIYGARASIAVGFGTTVAVTLVGGLVGMIAGYFGGVVDSILSRLTDVFFGIPFLLGTMVVLNSFQDRTTWVVIGALSFFGWTQIARVMRGAVITTKQADYVHAAQALGASTPRIMFRHILPNTLAPVIVVATISLGIYISAEATLSYLGLGLNGVSWGNDISDGGSQIRVAQWIMIYPSILLIITVLAFIMLGEAVRNALDPKMR, encoded by the coding sequence ATGCCTGACGTGACCAAGACCGTGCCCGAGGCCGCCGCCGAGGACGCCGCAGTCGCGGCGGCCGGCGGAACGCTGCCCGAGCCGAAGCCGGAGAAGACCCGCAGCCTGTGGGGCGACGCCTGGCAGGACCTGCGGCGCAGCTGGATCTTCATCGTCTCGGCGGTGCTCATCCTGCTGCTGCTGACGATCACCTTCTTCCCCGGCTGGTTCACCAGCGTCGACCCCGCCCACGGCGACCTGGCCAAGCACTTCCTGCAGAAGCCGAGGCTGGGCAAGTTCTTCGCCCCGGACTGGCTGGGCTACGACCAGCAGGGCCGCAGCGTCTACGCCCGCGTCATCTACGGCGCCCGGGCCTCCATCGCGGTGGGCTTCGGCACCACCGTCGCGGTGACGCTGGTGGGTGGCCTGGTCGGGATGATCGCCGGCTACTTCGGCGGGGTCGTCGACTCGATCCTGTCCCGGCTGACCGACGTGTTCTTCGGCATCCCGTTCCTGCTCGGCACCATGGTCGTGCTCAACTCCTTCCAGGACCGCACGACCTGGGTCGTCATCGGCGCGCTGAGCTTCTTCGGCTGGACGCAGATAGCCCGCGTGATGCGCGGCGCGGTGATCACCACCAAGCAGGCCGACTACGTGCACGCGGCCCAGGCGCTGGGCGCGAGCACGCCGCGGATCATGTTCCGGCACATCCTGCCGAACACCCTGGCCCCGGTGATCGTCGTCGCCACCATCTCGCTCGGCATCTACATCTCCGCCGAGGCGACCCTGTCGTACCTGGGCCTCGGCCTGAACGGCGTGTCCTGGGGCAACGACATCTCGGACGGCGGCAGCCAGATCCGAGTCGCCCAGTGGATCATGATCTACCCGTCGATCCTGCTGATCATCACCGTGTTGGCGTTCATCATGCTCGGTGAGGCCGTCCGCAACGCCCTCGACCCGAAGATGCGCTGA